The window ATTTCTCTCGCGAACCGGAGACAAATATGGGGAAGGTTTGCGGGAGTCTTGACACACGAAACATCGCTCTTCGCCCCCTGACCCACCCAAAAGGAAGGCCGAGGCCGCGCTTTTGTAGCATCTTGCACTGTTTCCATACCAAAATCCTTCACTCTCTTCTTCCGGTCCCCGTGGGATGGCTGGTCCGGCAGGGCAGAAATGCACGGACTGCCAGACTGATGTTCTTTTTGGATCCAgaatgtaaaaactaagcatatTTGCCTATTTTTGATTGTGATCGGGATGCGATCCGACACTGGTGTGATCTGGCGCGTTTTGTGGATCAGCgtagatttgaatttgaatttacTGGCGAACATATATACAAGTTACGGTTGGATGGTGTCCTCCTGCATAGGAGTCCGCCGACAGATATGGTAGGAAATTTGCCTGTCGGCGTTGGAGATGTCCTAACCGACCGAACATATATAAAATCAGTAAACCCCTGAAAAAAAAAATCCGTAAACGACGCGTTTGCTCGCTATGCGCTGGACAGGAGGACTCCAATGCATCAGAATCGGCGCCGGTAAACGTGTTTGATTTTGGCGCGTAATCCTGATCGAAGCTAAAAGCCGCAAGAAATCTACCGGAGAGCCAGCGATCCAATCTGCCGGCGACAAACACATGAAAAAGATGGAGCCATGGGAGCGAAGCGGGAGCGCCAGCGTGAAGAAGCCCATGacaccgccggcgccgcccgcggACGCTCTCGGCGAGGATCTCCTCGGCGAAATACTCCGCCGCCTCCCCGACATGGCGTCACTCGCCAGCGCCGCCCTCGTCTGCAAGGGCTGGGGCTGCGTGGCCTCCGACCCGGACATCTTCCGCCGTTTCCTCTCCTTCCGCACGCCCCCACTCGTCGGCGTCATCCTCACCAAGCGCGACCGCAAGTGCGCCGCCCGCCGCAACCCTAATCTCCGCTTCGTCAGGGCCTCCTCGACACGTAACCCCAAGCTGGCCTCAGCCGCGGCGCATGGCGATttctacttccaaggccaccccgaGATTGAAGGTACCGACAGGTGGCGCCTCCGTGGCTGCgacggcggcctcctcctcctctcctgcgGCCGCTATGCGTCGAACCTCGCCGTCTACGACCCTCTCCAGCGGACTGCCATCTTCTTCGAGCCACCCGCGGGCTGGCACATGGTCCGCTACGCCATCGTCGCGGACGAGGTCGGCCCCTCGTTCCAGGTCATCGCCAGATGCCCCTGGTACAGCCATCGCTTCGCCGTCTTCTCCTCCCGCGCCGGCAAATGGGTGGTGGCTAACTCGTTCCGCCACAGTTGTATCTGCGCGGATGACGGTATGGCCGCTGGGCGGTTCGCGTACTGGCGGTCCGACACCAAAAAGGACCGGAATGAGAAAGAAGATCAGATATTAGTGCTTGACACGAAAACCATGGTGTGGTCGGTTATAACCGCGCCGTTCCCGGCTGGCGAGTCGTACTGCATGGCGGACATGGCGGAGCACGGCGGGCTGTGCATCGTGTCCAGCAGGGAGCAAAGCGTGCTGCTCTGGGTCCGTGATATCAGTGGTGGATGGGTGGTCAAGAAGGAGGTCTCCTTGCTGAATCAGTTCGGATTCTTGAAGAGGATTCGTCGCGACGAATGGATGAAGAGGCTGTGCATCCTCGCAATGAAAGCCGGCTATGTCTACATGGAGTTCTGGTCCATAAGGAAGTCTGAATCCTATATTCTTGTGCTCAATCTGAACACTGTCAAGCTGCAACAAATCTTTCGCAACAATGCGGATGAGCGCTACAGAGGTGCTGCTTTTCCATTCTTTCTGCGGTTGTCACCACTGCCTGCCGCAGATGATGACAAGGAGCTTCAAGATGCTTGATAGCATGGAGTAGGTAATCTCCCATTTGATCCATTCTTTAGATTCATCTCTCTTGCTTCTACTTTGATCGATCTAGCAATTGTTACCGGTGCAAATTGCTCACCAAGCCACTTGGATCTGTTAGATTTATTGCCCACGTTCCTAAATTCATAGAGTTTAACGGATTTGTAATTTGTTAGTACTATAAATAGTTGTATAATGCCCGTTTTGTCCAGTTTCATTTACTTCAACCAGTTTCCCAGATTATTTTTCTAGAACTCCCAATCTTGTAACCTTTGTTGCTTTACTGTGACTTGCTTCCTTAAATGAATGCACCCCTGTTTTCACTGTAAAAAAATGTCCCCTGTTTTCCAGATTATTTTTCTAGAACTCATCATCATGTGTAAAAGTAGTTGTTTTGTTTCCAGAAGCTGTTGATTCATTGTGACTGGTTTGCCTAGATGATTTGGTTAAGTGTTAATCCATATTGTTTATTGGCAATTGATATATTGATGGAATGTTTAAGAAGGAACTACTCATTTGTTTATTtaatgatgattatgttttctcAGATATTGCAAATATATCACGAGTCAGACTTACTGGCACAAGTGTGCTAAGAAAAAACTGATTACTTATTGAAATGATCCACGTTACAAATAACTTATTTTTCTTGCTTATTTACTATTTCTTGTCAGTTGAGACTTCACTTTACAGTCTGTTGACTGTAGTTAGCAGCTGA is drawn from Aegilops tauschii subsp. strangulata cultivar AL8/78 chromosome 1, Aet v6.0, whole genome shotgun sequence and contains these coding sequences:
- the LOC141042463 gene encoding uncharacterized protein; the encoded protein is MEPWERSGSASVKKPMTPPAPPADALGEDLLGEILRRLPDMASLASAALVCKGWGCVASDPDIFRRFLSFRTPPLVGVILTKRDRKCAARRNPNLRFVRASSTRNPKLASAAAHGDFYFQGHPEIEGTDRWRLRGCDGGLLLLSCGRYASNLAVYDPLQRTAIFFEPPAGWHMVRYAIVADEVGPSFQVIARCPWYSHRFAVFSSRAGKWVVANSFRHSCICADDGMAAGRFAYWRSDTKKDRNEKEDQILVLDTKTMVWSVITAPFPAGESYCMADMAEHGGLCIVSSREQSVLLWVRDISGGWVVKKEVSLLNQFGFLKRIRRDEWMKRLCILAMKAGYVYMEFWSIRKSESYILVLNLNTVKLQQIFRNNADERYRGAAFPFFLRLSPLPAADDDKELQDA